In Calditrichota bacterium, a single genomic region encodes these proteins:
- the ffh gene encoding signal recognition particle protein encodes MFQEIATKFDAVIRKLRGHGKLTEKNIAETMREVRRVLLEADVNYRVVKDFIDHVQQRALGVEVMRSVTPGQLVVKIIHDELTALMGGSEEPLRLSRWPSVVVLVGLQGSGKTTFAGKLARHLRQRGRNPLLVAADVRRPAAITQLEVVGKAVDCRVFSAQADAVAICTQALQFARQNGFDVVIIDTGGRLHIDEELMEELVAIKKATSPEEVLLVADGMTGQDAVNAATAFNERLDITGVVLTKMDGDARGGAAMSVRAVTGKPIKFLSVGEKLDALEKFHPERMASRILGMGDVVTLVERAQEALDREKAERLEKKLRRQEFTLEDFYDQLQQLKKMGPLEEVMGMLPGFGRLPLRNLTLDERSMVKTEAIINSMTPEERRRPHIINGSRRRRIARGSGTTVQDVNRVLRQFEMVQRMVKQMSRPGRHMGRTLGLP; translated from the coding sequence ATGTTCCAGGAAATCGCCACCAAATTTGACGCGGTCATCAGGAAGCTGCGCGGCCACGGCAAGCTCACCGAAAAGAACATTGCCGAGACTATGCGTGAGGTGCGCCGCGTGCTCCTTGAGGCCGACGTCAACTACCGGGTGGTAAAGGACTTTATTGACCACGTGCAGCAGAGGGCCCTTGGCGTGGAGGTGATGCGCAGTGTCACGCCAGGGCAGTTGGTGGTCAAGATCATCCACGATGAGCTGACGGCGCTCATGGGCGGAAGCGAAGAGCCCCTGCGCCTCAGCCGTTGGCCCAGCGTGGTTGTGCTCGTCGGTCTGCAGGGTTCAGGCAAGACGACCTTCGCCGGCAAGCTGGCGCGCCACCTTCGTCAGCGGGGGCGCAACCCTCTCCTGGTTGCCGCCGATGTGCGTCGCCCTGCAGCCATCACGCAGCTGGAGGTGGTGGGCAAGGCGGTGGATTGCCGCGTGTTCAGCGCCCAGGCCGATGCAGTGGCCATCTGCACACAAGCGCTGCAGTTCGCGCGGCAGAATGGCTTCGATGTGGTGATCATCGACACCGGTGGGCGCCTCCACATCGACGAGGAGCTCATGGAGGAGTTGGTGGCCATCAAGAAGGCCACCTCGCCGGAGGAAGTGCTCCTGGTGGCTGATGGCATGACCGGACAGGACGCGGTCAACGCCGCCACGGCGTTCAACGAGCGCCTGGACATCACTGGCGTGGTGCTCACCAAGATGGACGGCGACGCACGCGGCGGTGCAGCCATGTCCGTGCGTGCGGTCACCGGCAAGCCCATCAAGTTCCTCAGCGTGGGCGAAAAGCTCGACGCCCTGGAGAAGTTTCATCCAGAACGGATGGCTTCGCGCATTCTGGGCATGGGCGATGTGGTCACCCTGGTGGAGCGCGCTCAGGAGGCCCTCGACCGCGAAAAGGCCGAGCGCCTGGAAAAGAAGCTGCGCCGCCAGGAGTTCACGTTAGAGGACTTTTACGACCAGCTGCAGCAGTTGAAGAAGATGGGGCCACTGGAGGAGGTAATGGGCATGCTGCCGGGCTTCGGCCGCTTGCCCCTGCGTAACCTCACCCTCGATGAGCGGTCGATGGTCAAGACCGAGGCCATCATCAACTCGATGACCCCGGAGGAACGGCGACGGCCGCACATCATCAACGGCAGCCGCAGGCGACGCATCGCTCGCGGCAGTGGCACCACCGTGCAAGACGTCAACCGTGTGCTGCGCCAATTCGAAATGGTGCAGCGCATGGTCAAACAGATGAGCAGACCTGGCAGGCACATGGGCAGAACCTTGGGGCTTCCCTGA
- a CDS encoding P-loop NTPase, with the protein GRVEVFGSGGGERLALRVGVPFLGRIPLDPHVAESGDQGKPFAAYLQQSPVAQEFQAIVEKVLAATKGEGEDQEPEGGAAQAREAPSGS; encoded by the coding sequence GCGGCCGAGTGGAGGTGTTCGGCAGCGGTGGTGGCGAGAGGCTCGCGCTCCGGGTGGGCGTGCCCTTCCTTGGCCGCATTCCGCTCGATCCACACGTAGCGGAGTCTGGTGACCAGGGGAAGCCCTTCGCGGCCTACCTGCAGCAATCGCCCGTGGCGCAGGAGTTCCAGGCCATCGTGGAAAAGGTCCTGGCCGCCACCAAGGGAGAGGGAGAAGACCAGGAGCCGGAAGGCGGAGCTGCGCAGGCCCGAGAGGCCCCCTCGGGCTCTTGA